The Williamsia sp. DF01-3 genome has a window encoding:
- the pks13 gene encoding polyketide synthase Pks13 (Pks13 is a key enzyme in mycolic acid biosynthesis.): protein MPELNSSTNEPLNSEDKLPGSSFGPGDSSGDGELDVSPVGSSTDSGEERQNDEKAGDLTVSELREWLRQWVSDTTGLPVDQVSDDRPMEEFGLSSRDAVALSGDIEDKTGIILTATVAYQHPTIASLAKRIIEGDPDAGREDDDDDDLYNRTRGPNDDIAIVGVATRFPKAGHTPESTWDLLINGGDGVSDLPEDRWTEFKSDPRIAKVLDEANLKGGYLDDVKGFDADFFQMSPREVEMVDPQQRLALELTWEALEHAHIPASDLKGGQVGVFIGSSTNDYQMLAVSDPEGAGETAAYALTGTSTSIVAGRVSYYFDFRGPSIALDTACSSSLVAVHQAVRSLRSGESDVALAGGVNMLITPAATLGFDSVGVQSKDGYIKAFSSDADGMIRAEGGGLVVLKRLSDARRDGDNVLAVVAGSAVNSDGRSNGLPAPNPEAQVQVLRSAYIDAAINPRDVDYIEAHGTGTILGDPIEADALGRVVGKGRDADKPTLLGSAKTNFGHLEAGAGAAGLIKLILALQEDKLPPSLHYAGPNPYIQFDALRLSVVTEPADWPRYSGRAIAGVSGFGFGGTNAHVVVREVTPEDLREPVAEVIDEPVAAQSTVADFLDEDDDLDEFLTEAERAALGQLAATPAKTEEPQAEEDPVEGFAPCRAEGSVVPLVVSGFLPSRRRKTAADLADWLETDAAKNTPLVDIGRALAHRNHGRTRSVVMARTHEDALKGMRAVADNKNSPLVFNCDSPDSASPVWLLSGFGSQHRKMGKQLYTENPVFAAAVDKVDKLIVDELGYSIVEQFLDDSVAYEIETSQIGIFTIQIGLAELLRHHGADAGVVVGHSMGEAAGAYITGGLSLEDAVRVICQRSRLMGEAEAQLTGDDIRLMALVEYSADDITGVLADYPDLEICVYAAPTHTVIGGPEPQVDAIVARAESEGKLGRKLATKGASHTSQTDPLLGELAYELTGIEPQSPKIGFYSSVDRETFYRPGSEPVHAVEYWTKGLRHSVWFSQAVAKAVENGHTTFLELSPNPAVLISVAAVTFSVGIHNAELIETLRRKEDESHGVINALMKLYVHGHAVDVGSLFGKGDFAEIPRTRFERKPYWLTANISAGSGDSRIPGSHVALPDGRHVWQVAASAASDLTELVRVAASQVLSDVQVTAVLPHGEPVGASTLTTTLAPHPGGGALQVHAAEGDSFRLLLDAVVVSGGPAPAAVQTAPATAPVTAEQSGFVDNTLVTEPEISDEIGARWDPASGETIDDRLAQIVAESMGYEAEDLPREIPLIELGLDSLMAMRIKNRAEWEFDIPQLQLQAMRDANLQDVVKFVTYAVEHRDEVEALAADAAGKGELDTAALAELINSAGTKTDEPQPAEPQAEALLEAPAPEEAVAGADSAPVPAQRAPAQAPADTKANLQNAAAVAAAAGADVPPRDAAERLTFGVWAVVTGKSAGGIFNPSRCSTTRPRRS, encoded by the coding sequence ATGCCTGAACTGAACAGTTCGACGAATGAGCCCCTGAACTCCGAGGACAAGCTGCCGGGGTCGAGTTTTGGTCCGGGAGACAGTAGTGGCGACGGCGAGTTGGATGTGTCACCGGTTGGTTCGTCGACCGATTCAGGCGAAGAACGGCAGAACGACGAGAAGGCCGGTGACCTGACGGTCTCGGAGCTTCGGGAGTGGCTGCGGCAGTGGGTCTCCGACACGACCGGACTGCCGGTCGACCAGGTCTCCGACGACCGGCCGATGGAAGAGTTCGGTCTGTCCTCGCGCGACGCGGTTGCGTTGTCGGGCGACATCGAGGACAAGACCGGCATCATCCTGACCGCCACCGTGGCGTACCAGCATCCGACGATCGCGTCGCTGGCCAAGCGCATCATCGAGGGCGACCCGGATGCGGGCCGCGAGGACGATGACGACGACGACCTGTACAACCGCACGCGGGGCCCGAACGACGACATCGCGATCGTCGGAGTGGCAACACGTTTCCCGAAGGCGGGCCACACCCCGGAATCCACGTGGGACCTGCTGATCAACGGTGGCGACGGCGTCAGCGACCTCCCCGAGGATCGCTGGACCGAGTTCAAGTCGGATCCGCGGATCGCCAAGGTGCTCGACGAGGCCAACCTCAAGGGCGGCTACCTCGACGACGTCAAGGGCTTCGACGCCGACTTCTTCCAGATGTCGCCGCGCGAGGTCGAGATGGTGGACCCGCAGCAACGCCTCGCACTCGAATTAACTTGGGAGGCACTCGAACACGCGCACATCCCGGCCAGCGACCTCAAGGGCGGCCAGGTCGGTGTGTTCATCGGCAGCTCCACCAACGACTACCAGATGCTGGCGGTCTCCGATCCCGAAGGCGCCGGCGAAACCGCCGCGTATGCTCTGACGGGTACCTCCACTTCCATTGTGGCGGGACGGGTTTCGTACTATTTCGATTTCCGCGGACCGTCCATCGCACTCGACACCGCATGCTCCTCGTCGCTGGTCGCGGTGCACCAGGCAGTGCGCAGCCTGCGCAGCGGCGAGTCCGATGTCGCTCTCGCAGGCGGTGTGAACATGCTGATCACCCCGGCCGCGACGCTGGGGTTCGACTCAGTGGGTGTGCAGTCCAAAGACGGTTACATCAAGGCGTTCTCGTCCGATGCCGACGGCATGATCCGCGCCGAGGGTGGCGGACTCGTTGTGCTGAAACGACTTTCCGATGCCCGCCGCGACGGTGACAACGTGCTCGCGGTGGTCGCGGGATCGGCCGTCAACTCCGACGGGCGCTCCAACGGCCTGCCTGCCCCGAATCCCGAGGCGCAGGTTCAGGTGCTGCGCAGCGCCTACATCGACGCTGCCATCAATCCGCGCGACGTCGACTACATCGAGGCGCACGGTACGGGGACCATTCTCGGCGACCCCATCGAGGCAGACGCACTCGGTCGTGTGGTCGGCAAGGGCCGCGATGCGGACAAGCCGACGCTGCTCGGCTCGGCGAAGACGAACTTCGGCCATCTCGAAGCCGGTGCTGGTGCCGCAGGCCTGATCAAGCTGATCCTTGCCCTCCAAGAGGACAAGCTCCCGCCGTCGCTGCACTACGCGGGCCCCAACCCCTACATCCAGTTCGACGCGTTGCGGCTCAGTGTGGTCACCGAGCCGGCTGATTGGCCCAGGTACTCGGGCCGCGCCATCGCGGGTGTCTCGGGATTCGGGTTCGGCGGCACCAACGCCCATGTGGTGGTCCGAGAGGTGACGCCAGAAGACCTGAGGGAACCCGTCGCCGAGGTCATCGACGAGCCGGTTGCCGCCCAGTCGACGGTCGCCGACTTCCTCGACGAAGACGACGACCTCGACGAGTTCCTCACCGAAGCCGAACGCGCCGCGCTGGGCCAGCTCGCGGCCACACCGGCGAAAACCGAAGAGCCCCAAGCCGAAGAGGACCCGGTAGAAGGATTCGCGCCGTGCCGGGCCGAGGGTTCGGTTGTCCCGCTGGTGGTCTCGGGATTCCTCCCGTCGCGTCGACGCAAGACCGCCGCCGACCTCGCCGACTGGCTCGAGACCGATGCTGCCAAGAACACGCCGCTCGTGGACATCGGGCGGGCCCTGGCACATCGAAACCATGGGCGTACCCGGTCGGTGGTGATGGCCCGCACGCACGAGGACGCGCTCAAGGGCATGCGGGCGGTCGCGGACAACAAGAACAGCCCGCTCGTGTTCAACTGTGACTCACCGGATTCGGCGTCGCCCGTGTGGCTGTTGTCGGGCTTCGGTTCGCAGCACCGCAAGATGGGCAAGCAGCTCTACACCGAGAACCCGGTGTTCGCCGCGGCGGTGGACAAGGTCGACAAGCTGATCGTCGACGAGCTCGGCTACTCGATCGTCGAGCAGTTCCTCGACGATTCGGTGGCCTACGAGATCGAGACGTCGCAGATCGGGATCTTCACCATCCAGATCGGCCTGGCCGAGTTGCTCCGCCACCACGGTGCGGATGCCGGTGTGGTGGTCGGACATTCGATGGGGGAGGCGGCAGGCGCCTACATCACCGGCGGTCTGTCCCTCGAGGACGCCGTCCGGGTCATCTGCCAGCGGTCGCGGCTGATGGGTGAGGCCGAGGCCCAGCTGACCGGCGATGACATCCGGCTGATGGCTCTGGTGGAGTACAGCGCCGACGACATCACCGGTGTGCTCGCCGACTACCCCGATCTCGAGATCTGTGTGTACGCAGCACCCACCCACACCGTCATCGGCGGTCCTGAACCGCAGGTCGACGCCATCGTGGCGCGGGCCGAGAGCGAGGGCAAGCTCGGGCGAAAACTCGCCACGAAGGGTGCCAGCCACACGTCCCAGACCGACCCGTTGCTGGGTGAACTCGCCTACGAGCTCACCGGTATCGAGCCGCAGTCGCCGAAGATCGGTTTCTACAGCTCGGTCGATCGCGAGACCTTCTACCGGCCGGGCAGCGAGCCGGTGCACGCCGTGGAGTACTGGACCAAGGGCCTCCGGCACAGCGTGTGGTTCTCCCAGGCTGTCGCCAAGGCCGTCGAGAACGGGCACACCACCTTCCTCGAACTGTCGCCGAACCCCGCGGTACTGATCTCGGTTGCCGCAGTGACCTTTTCCGTCGGCATCCACAACGCCGAGCTGATCGAGACGTTGCGCCGCAAGGAAGACGAGAGCCACGGCGTGATCAACGCGCTGATGAAGCTCTACGTGCACGGTCATGCGGTCGACGTCGGATCATTGTTCGGGAAGGGCGATTTCGCCGAGATCCCGCGGACCCGGTTCGAACGCAAGCCGTACTGGCTGACCGCGAACATCTCGGCCGGGTCGGGCGATTCCAGGATTCCGGGATCGCACGTGGCCCTCCCCGACGGCCGCCACGTCTGGCAGGTGGCCGCGTCGGCGGCATCGGACCTCACCGAACTCGTCAGAGTTGCCGCGTCGCAAGTGCTTTCCGATGTACAGGTGACGGCGGTGCTCCCGCACGGTGAGCCGGTGGGCGCCTCCACGCTGACCACCACCTTGGCACCTCACCCGGGTGGCGGGGCGCTGCAAGTGCATGCTGCCGAAGGCGATTCGTTCCGGTTGCTGCTCGACGCCGTGGTGGTCTCCGGTGGACCGGCGCCTGCCGCCGTTCAGACGGCGCCCGCCACCGCGCCTGTGACGGCCGAGCAGTCCGGGTTCGTCGACAACACGCTTGTGACCGAACCTGAGATCAGCGATGAGATCGGCGCCCGGTGGGATCCGGCCTCCGGTGAGACCATCGACGATCGACTGGCGCAGATCGTCGCAGAGTCGATGGGTTACGAGGCCGAGGATCTGCCTCGTGAGATCCCGCTGATCGAGCTGGGTCTGGATTCGTTGATGGCCATGCGCATCAAGAACCGTGCGGAGTGGGAGTTCGACATCCCGCAGCTGCAGCTGCAGGCGATGCGCGACGCCAACCTCCAAGACGTGGTCAAGTTCGTCACCTACGCAGTCGAGCACCGTGACGAGGTGGAGGCGCTGGCCGCCGATGCTGCGGGCAAGGGTGAATTGGACACCGCTGCACTGGCTGAGCTGATCAACTCCGCAGGAACCAAGACCGACGAACCCCAGCCTGCCGAGCCCCAGGCCGAAGCGCTTCTCGAAGCACCTGCACCCGAAGAGGCTGTCGCCGGAGCGGATTCGGCGCCTGTCCCGGCTCAGCGGGCACCGGCACAAGCCCCGGCCGACACGAAGGCCAACCTGCAGAACGCGGCAGCGGTCGCTGCCGCGGCCGGTGCTGACGTCCCACCGCGAGATGCCGCCGAGCGTCTCACCTTCGGCGTGTGGGCCGTGGTCACCGGAAAGTCTGCCGGCGGCATCTTCAACCCCTCCCGGTGCTCGACGACGAGACCGCGGAGAAGCTGA
- a CDS encoding alpha/beta fold hydrolase, with protein sequence MLDDETAEKLTARLSERAGGELDIEDVIDADNIETMSNYVREHLEGGLVDGFVRYLRTPENSDRTPVLVFHPAGGSTAAYEPLLKRLPEDVPVIGFDRVEGTIEERVRQYYPKLREIQPTGPYVLVGWSLGGALAYGCAQVLVDAGEEVSFVGLIDVVRPAEPVEDTPETKRARLERYLDFAKRTYGLDDVPIPMDRLVEADDDGQFKIIMEMLAMSDAKIPGGIIEHQRTSFLDNRALSTVEPSRYDGKVVLYRADKMHDGAIELEPQWAKIDEDGRWGEVVDDLEIIHVGGDHLAIIDEPYIGKIGADLTARLEELARK encoded by the coding sequence GTGCTCGACGACGAGACCGCGGAGAAGCTGACGGCGCGGTTGTCCGAACGTGCGGGCGGTGAGCTCGACATCGAGGACGTGATCGACGCCGACAACATCGAGACGATGTCGAACTACGTGCGTGAGCATCTCGAGGGTGGTCTGGTGGACGGCTTCGTCCGCTACCTCCGGACCCCCGAGAACTCAGACCGCACACCGGTGCTGGTGTTCCACCCGGCCGGTGGCTCCACCGCCGCGTACGAGCCGCTGCTCAAGCGACTGCCCGAGGACGTCCCGGTCATCGGATTCGACCGCGTCGAGGGGACCATCGAAGAACGGGTCCGCCAGTACTACCCGAAGCTGCGCGAGATCCAACCAACCGGCCCGTACGTGCTGGTGGGCTGGTCTCTCGGCGGCGCCCTGGCATACGGATGCGCGCAGGTACTCGTCGATGCCGGTGAAGAGGTCTCGTTTGTCGGCCTGATCGATGTGGTGCGCCCGGCCGAACCGGTCGAGGACACCCCGGAGACCAAGCGTGCCCGCCTCGAGCGGTACCTGGACTTCGCCAAGCGCACCTACGGTCTCGACGATGTGCCGATCCCGATGGACCGCCTGGTGGAGGCCGACGACGACGGCCAGTTCAAGATCATCATGGAGATGCTGGCGATGAGTGACGCCAAGATCCCTGGTGGCATCATCGAACATCAGCGCACCAGCTTCCTCGACAACCGTGCGCTGTCGACGGTGGAACCCTCGCGCTACGACGGCAAGGTGGTTCTCTACCGAGCCGACAAGATGCATGATGGCGCAATCGAACTCGAACCGCAGTGGGCAAAGATCGATGAAGACGGAAGGTGGGGAGAGGTGGTCGACGATCTCGAGATCATCCACGTCGGAGGCGACCACCTGGCGATCATCGACGAACCCTACATCGGAAAAATCGGTGCCGATCTGACCGCACGGTTGGAAGAGCTCGCAAGAAAGTGA
- a CDS encoding cutinase family protein, with protein sequence MTRKKRSRGRTLLFVVLGLGILSVIAVILVIILVINLLRPDPGQPGGPSSSPPSSAAPRPTAQPADCPDVQVIVVPGTWESASNDDPYNPTANPNSLMLKVSGPLAEEFDSSRADVYTVPYVAQFRNPTVLTDRQIDYNTSRAEGTSKARAKITEVNQKCPLTSFVLMGFSQGAVIAGDIAGEIGNGRGPVAADLVVGVGLIADGRRQPNQVETVGPNPPGVGAEIALDILPIPGIDLTGPRPGGFGELTDRTYSLCAPGDLICDAPTIANPIEGISKLMGAVNNPVHAMYNTTRYWNDDGQPATEWMTGWARDVIDKAPFPKHE encoded by the coding sequence ATGACACGTAAGAAACGAAGTCGGGGACGCACGTTGCTGTTCGTGGTCCTCGGTCTGGGGATCCTCAGCGTCATCGCGGTGATCCTGGTGATCATCCTGGTCATCAACCTGCTTCGGCCCGACCCGGGGCAACCGGGTGGACCTTCCTCGTCACCGCCGTCGTCGGCTGCGCCGCGACCCACCGCGCAGCCCGCCGATTGCCCGGACGTCCAGGTGATCGTGGTGCCCGGTACATGGGAGTCGGCGTCGAACGATGACCCTTACAATCCGACCGCGAACCCGAACTCATTGATGCTCAAGGTGTCCGGGCCGCTCGCAGAGGAGTTCGACAGCTCGCGGGCCGACGTCTACACGGTGCCGTATGTGGCCCAGTTCCGGAATCCGACCGTGCTGACCGACCGCCAGATCGACTACAACACGTCACGGGCCGAGGGCACCAGCAAGGCCCGCGCCAAGATCACCGAGGTCAATCAGAAGTGTCCGCTCACGAGCTTCGTACTCATGGGCTTCTCGCAGGGAGCGGTCATCGCAGGGGACATCGCGGGTGAGATCGGTAACGGTCGGGGGCCGGTCGCTGCCGATCTCGTGGTGGGCGTCGGTCTGATCGCCGACGGTCGCCGTCAGCCGAATCAGGTGGAGACGGTGGGTCCCAACCCTCCCGGCGTCGGTGCGGAAATCGCTCTCGACATCCTGCCGATTCCCGGGATCGACCTGACCGGGCCACGCCCCGGCGGGTTCGGCGAACTCACCGACCGCACGTACTCCCTCTGTGCGCCAGGCGATCTGATCTGCGATGCACCCACCATCGCCAACCCGATCGAGGGCATCAGCAAGCTGATGGGTGCCGTCAACAACCCGGTACACGCGATGTACAACACCACGCGGTACTGGAATGACGATGGGCAGCCGGCCACGGAGTGGATGACGGGCTGGGCACGTGACGTGATCGACAAGGCGCCTTTCCCCAAGCACGAATGA
- a CDS encoding acyl-CoA carboxylase subunit beta, producing the protein MTDTTAGKLKELREKLEAAKEPGGERAVAKRAAKGIASPRERLDMLFDPGTFVEFGRLAKMPGAADSGYGDGVVTGHGLVNGRPVAAFSHDQTVFGGTVGEMFGRKVSAIMEWAGKIGCPMVGINDSAGARIQDAVTSLAWYAEMGRRNDLLSGLAPQVSIILGKCAGGAVYTPANTDILVGVKDESYMFVTGPDILREVNGEDVTAEELGGSYNQSKWGNIHHLADDEKSAFEWVRDYLEYMPSSCHEKAPVINPGLEPEITPSDLSLDTFMPNNDNTGYDMRDIILRVFDDGAFHEVAELFAPNIITGYARVDGISVGVVANQPSVMAGVLDTDSSEKATRFVRICNAYNIPLIFLVDTPGILPGVEEEKKGTIRRSGKFLFAYVEADVPKITVVLRKAYGGAYAVMGCKQLGADINFAWPTAKIAVMGAESAATILTKRQTENATPEEASKIRKDFVDFYNTMMATPYLAAERGYIDAVIDPSSTRLQLRKALAQLKDKHILRSPRKHFLMPI; encoded by the coding sequence TTGACTGACACCACCGCCGGCAAGCTCAAGGAACTTCGCGAGAAGCTCGAGGCGGCAAAAGAACCCGGCGGCGAGCGGGCGGTCGCGAAGAGGGCTGCCAAAGGCATCGCCTCGCCTCGCGAACGACTGGACATGTTGTTCGACCCCGGCACCTTTGTCGAATTCGGCCGACTCGCCAAGATGCCCGGCGCCGCGGACAGCGGCTACGGCGATGGTGTGGTGACCGGGCACGGCCTGGTGAACGGCCGCCCGGTCGCGGCGTTCTCGCACGACCAGACGGTGTTCGGCGGCACGGTCGGTGAGATGTTCGGCCGCAAGGTCTCGGCCATCATGGAGTGGGCAGGCAAGATCGGCTGCCCCATGGTCGGCATCAACGACTCCGCCGGCGCCCGTATCCAGGACGCGGTCACGTCGCTGGCCTGGTACGCCGAGATGGGCCGTCGCAACGACTTGTTGTCGGGTCTGGCGCCGCAGGTGTCGATCATCCTCGGCAAGTGTGCGGGAGGCGCGGTGTACACCCCCGCGAACACCGACATCCTCGTCGGCGTCAAGGACGAGAGCTACATGTTCGTCACCGGCCCGGACATCCTCCGGGAGGTGAACGGTGAAGACGTCACGGCCGAAGAACTCGGTGGCTCGTACAACCAGTCCAAGTGGGGCAACATCCACCACCTGGCCGACGACGAGAAGAGCGCATTCGAGTGGGTGCGTGACTATCTCGAGTACATGCCGTCCTCGTGCCACGAGAAGGCGCCGGTGATCAATCCCGGACTGGAGCCGGAGATCACCCCGAGTGACCTGTCCCTCGACACGTTCATGCCGAACAACGACAACACCGGCTACGACATGCGCGACATCATCCTGCGGGTCTTCGATGATGGCGCATTCCACGAGGTCGCCGAGTTGTTCGCTCCCAACATCATCACCGGTTATGCGCGGGTGGACGGTATCTCGGTGGGTGTGGTGGCCAATCAGCCGAGCGTGATGGCCGGTGTGCTCGACACCGACTCATCGGAGAAAGCCACTCGTTTCGTCCGAATCTGCAACGCGTACAACATCCCTCTGATCTTCCTGGTGGACACCCCGGGCATCCTCCCGGGCGTCGAGGAGGAGAAGAAGGGAACAATCCGGCGGTCGGGCAAGTTCCTGTTCGCGTACGTGGAGGCGGACGTCCCGAAGATCACCGTGGTGCTGCGCAAGGCATATGGCGGCGCCTACGCGGTGATGGGTTGCAAGCAGCTCGGTGCCGACATCAACTTCGCGTGGCCCACAGCCAAGATCGCGGTGATGGGTGCGGAGTCCGCGGCCACGATCCTGACCAAGAGGCAGACCGAGAATGCGACGCCGGAAGAGGCTTCGAAGATCCGGAAGGACTTCGTCGACTTCTACAACACCATGATGGCGACCCCGTACCTCGCCGCCGAGCGGGGCTACATCGACGCCGTGATCGATCCGTCGAGCACTCGGTTGCAGCTGCGAAAAGCGTTGGCACAGCTGAAGGACAAGCACATCCTGCGGTCGCCGCGTAAGCACTTCCTGATGCCGATTTAG
- the fadD32 gene encoding long-chain-fatty-acid--AMP ligase FadD32: protein MNNEFDQFLDENGNLFFDDDVTLVDYVERNVIEQAETLAYRFMDYSRERDGEPIDLTWAEFGKRLRAIAARLQQVTQPGDRVAILAPQSLEYVIGFFGSLFAGNIAVPLFSPDEPGHTDRLTAVLADCKPSVILTSTKSAEAVRDFFKPLPAKERPRVIAVDAVPDSVGDTWVKPKPALHDAAYLQYTSGSTRVPAGVVITYESVAANALQMIDAIEFDHNSRGVTWLPMFHDMGLLTVILPALGGKYITIMSPQAFVRRPGRWIKELAAVADGADTFAAAPNFAFEHAAVRGVPKPGEKLDLSNVIGLINGSEPVTVSSMKKFNEAFGPYGLPKTAIKPSYGMAEATLFVSSTKRENEAKVIYVDRTALNAGQFKLVDQDAPGAVAQVSCGQVSVSQWAVIVDSETGTERPDGHVGEIWLHGMNIGHGYWGRPEETEETFNNTLTAPLPEGSRSIGAPQGAKWMKTGDYGVWFEDELYITGRVKDLVIVDGRNHYPQDLEFSAQEASPALRPGFVAAFAVPANELPEVVFQNSASGLKFDADDASEQLVIVAERGPGKKVDPQEVADTVRATIAQRHGVMARDVLMVPAGSIPRTSSGKIARRACKAAYIDGTLRGGYQQTAFPDAPHENQ from the coding sequence ATGAACAACGAGTTTGACCAGTTCTTGGACGAGAACGGAAATCTGTTCTTCGACGACGACGTGACGCTGGTCGACTACGTGGAACGCAATGTCATCGAGCAGGCCGAGACGCTCGCGTACCGCTTCATGGACTACAGCCGCGAACGCGATGGCGAGCCGATCGACCTGACCTGGGCCGAGTTCGGCAAACGGCTTCGTGCCATCGCCGCGCGGCTGCAGCAGGTCACGCAGCCGGGCGACCGGGTGGCCATCCTGGCCCCGCAGTCGCTGGAGTACGTGATCGGCTTCTTCGGGTCGCTGTTCGCGGGCAACATCGCGGTTCCGCTGTTCTCGCCGGACGAGCCTGGTCACACCGACCGGCTCACCGCGGTGCTCGCCGACTGCAAGCCGAGTGTGATCCTCACCTCGACCAAATCGGCCGAGGCCGTCCGTGACTTCTTCAAGCCGTTGCCTGCCAAGGAACGCCCCCGTGTCATCGCCGTCGATGCCGTTCCCGATTCGGTCGGCGACACATGGGTCAAGCCGAAACCGGCCCTGCACGATGCGGCATATCTGCAGTACACCTCGGGTTCCACCCGGGTGCCTGCCGGCGTGGTCATCACCTATGAGTCGGTGGCCGCCAATGCACTGCAGATGATCGATGCGATCGAGTTCGACCACAACTCGCGCGGTGTCACGTGGCTGCCGATGTTCCACGACATGGGCCTGCTCACGGTCATCCTGCCCGCGCTGGGCGGCAAATACATCACCATCATGAGCCCGCAGGCGTTCGTCCGGCGGCCCGGCCGGTGGATCAAGGAACTGGCCGCCGTCGCCGATGGTGCCGACACGTTCGCCGCTGCCCCCAACTTCGCCTTCGAGCACGCCGCTGTGCGTGGCGTCCCGAAGCCCGGCGAGAAGCTCGACCTGAGCAACGTCATCGGCCTGATCAACGGCAGCGAGCCGGTGACCGTCAGCTCGATGAAAAAGTTCAACGAGGCCTTCGGTCCGTACGGACTCCCGAAGACCGCCATCAAGCCCTCGTATGGGATGGCAGAGGCCACGCTCTTCGTGTCGTCGACCAAACGCGAGAACGAGGCGAAGGTCATCTACGTCGATCGCACTGCCCTCAACGCGGGACAGTTCAAGCTGGTCGATCAGGATGCACCCGGCGCAGTGGCGCAGGTGTCGTGTGGACAGGTCTCGGTGAGCCAGTGGGCCGTGATCGTCGACTCCGAGACCGGTACCGAGCGTCCCGACGGCCACGTGGGTGAGATCTGGCTGCACGGGATGAACATCGGCCACGGATACTGGGGTCGTCCGGAGGAGACCGAGGAGACGTTCAACAACACCCTCACGGCGCCACTGCCCGAGGGCAGCCGGAGCATCGGCGCTCCCCAGGGCGCCAAGTGGATGAAGACCGGCGACTACGGCGTGTGGTTCGAGGACGAGCTGTACATCACCGGACGCGTCAAGGACCTGGTGATCGTCGACGGCCGCAACCACTACCCGCAGGACCTGGAGTTCTCGGCGCAGGAGGCCAGCCCGGCTCTGCGGCCCGGCTTCGTCGCCGCGTTCGCAGTACCTGCCAACGAACTGCCCGAGGTGGTGTTCCAGAACTCCGCCAGCGGCCTCAAGTTCGACGCGGACGACGCATCCGAGCAGTTGGTGATCGTCGCCGAGCGTGGACCGGGCAAGAAGGTCGACCCGCAAGAGGTGGCCGACACCGTGCGCGCCACGATCGCCCAGCGGCACGGTGTGATGGCACGGGACGTGCTGATGGTTCCGGCTGGCTCGATCCCACGTACCTCCAGCGGCAAGATCGCCCGGCGGGCATGTAAGGCGGCGTACATCGACGGAACTCTGCGCGGTGGTTACCAGCAGACGGCGTTCCCCGATGCGCCACACGAGAATCAATAG
- a CDS encoding LLM class F420-dependent oxidoreductase: MTSAEAAPGPRKFRFGAGGEGNRDEGGARKFVKLAQTAEEYGFDTFAVPDHLGNQVGPLAALGALSQATDRIRLATSVLANGYRHPALLAKEATTIDVLSKGRLELGIGAGWMKEEFDKAGIEFESPGVRIRRLDESLTILDGLLRGEEVNFSGEFYNIKGLVGSPRPRQGPRPPIAVGGGGPKMLALAAKHADIISVATGTTPDGRLRLSDMTMEKTIERVDRIRQAAGDRFDEIELNWTIATIVITDDREATAEMALAALDQGYPPNIAMDVKLSVDDILASPYLAFGSFEQIADQIREVRRRTSMSYVGVFPTQMDAFAPIIPILKGE; this comes from the coding sequence ATGACTTCAGCCGAGGCCGCACCGGGCCCCCGTAAGTTCCGGTTCGGAGCGGGTGGCGAGGGCAACCGTGACGAGGGTGGGGCGCGTAAGTTCGTCAAACTCGCGCAGACCGCCGAGGAGTACGGGTTCGACACGTTCGCCGTGCCCGACCATTTGGGCAACCAGGTGGGGCCGCTCGCGGCCCTCGGTGCACTCAGCCAAGCCACCGACCGGATCCGGCTTGCCACGTCGGTGCTGGCCAACGGTTACCGGCATCCGGCCCTGCTGGCCAAAGAGGCCACCACCATCGACGTGCTGTCCAAGGGCCGCCTGGAGCTGGGGATCGGCGCGGGCTGGATGAAGGAAGAGTTCGACAAGGCCGGTATCGAGTTCGAGTCGCCCGGCGTCCGGATCCGCAGGCTCGATGAGTCGCTGACCATCCTCGACGGACTCCTGCGCGGCGAGGAGGTCAACTTCTCCGGCGAGTTCTACAACATCAAGGGTCTGGTCGGCAGCCCCCGTCCGCGGCAGGGTCCCCGGCCTCCGATCGCGGTCGGCGGAGGTGGGCCGAAGATGCTGGCGCTCGCCGCCAAGCACGCCGACATCATCTCGGTCGCGACGGGCACCACGCCCGACGGCCGGCTGCGGTTGTCCGATATGACGATGGAGAAGACCATCGAGCGTGTGGACCGCATCAGGCAGGCCGCCGGCGACAGGTTCGACGAGATCGAACTCAACTGGACCATCGCCACGATCGTGATCACCGACGATCGCGAGGCGACCGCGGAGATGGCGCTGGCCGCACTCGACCAGGGTTATCCGCCGAATATCGCCATGGACGTCAAGTTGTCGGTCGACGACATCCTGGCCTCGCCGTACCTCGCTTTCGGGTCGTTCGAGCAGATCGCCGACCAGATCCGCGAGGTGCGCAGGCGAACGTCCATGTCGTATGTCGGGGTGTTCCCGACGCAGATGGATGCCTTCGCACCGATCATTCCGATACTCAAGGGCGAGTAG